From the Pirellulales bacterium genome, the window CCGTCGGGGCCCGCAAGGATGTGAAGGACTTCGCCGCCGGACGCAGTGGTGGCCGTGGCGCGTCGATGTATTACGGGCTGTCGATCTACGCCCAGAAAATCGTGTTCATCATCGATACGTCGAGCAGCATGCTCGGCCCGCGCTTGATGGCGGCAAAGCGCGAGTTGCAGCAGGCCGTCAACGACTTGACCGAGGATGTCGAGTTCAGCATCGTGGCCTTCAATAGCATGGTACACCCTTGGCAACGGCAACTGGTCCCGGCGAACGCCAACATGAAGCAGGCCGCGGCGCGGTGGATCAACATGCTCGAGGCTGACGCCATGACCGCCTCTTATGATGCGCTCGAGGCGGCCCTGCGATTCGATGCCGAAGCAATCTATTTCCTGACGGACGGCGCGCCGCACGGTGGCAAAGTTTCGGCGCCGGCGGATATCGTGCAGATGATCACGCGCGCCAACTACAGCCGCAGGGTATCGATCAACACGATCGGCATCGGTGTTGGTGCCGCGGGGGGCCTCTTCGACGAATTCTTGTCGGTCCTGGCTAAGCAAAACTGGGGTGTCTATCGCCGTGTCGACGAGTGACGCGCTTCGCTCCTATTGCGCTTTGCGGATTTTCTCTCGAATGATTGCGGCACGCTGGCCTCTCGGGTTTTCGCCCAGTTTTCATCTGCTAGCACGCGATCGGTCTTGACACTTAGGCCACGCGGCGGCTATTTGCTTTCGGCCGAATCTACGATCCCCCTTTCGTTCGGGAGCATTGGTGCATGTCCGCGCTTCGCAGATTTCTGGAAAAACGCCGCCGCATGGCCGACCCCTTGCGCGGCTTGGACGAGCAACAATGGCTCGCGCGGCATGCCAAACAGACGCCCTGGGCGGTCGCCGTGGTCGAGCCCGAGTGGCGCGGCGTCTACAGTTCGACGGTGAACCTGTTTCCCACCTGCTTGCCAGTACTCGACGGGCTGACCAAACGCTCGGCGGCGCGCATCGCGGAGTTGATCGTGGCGACCGGCACATCGCGCGTCGTGTTTGCGGAAATACCGCCGACGTATTTGCACCTGCTCGATGCGCTAGCCCAAGCGCCGCGCAAGATCGACGTCTATGTCACGTGGTATAACAGCTTCATGATGTCCAGTGCCCGCAGTTGGACGCGACTGAAAGAACTGAAGCAACTGGTGGCCGAAAAGCGAGTTCGCAAAATCGGCTTCGCGAAGTCGGGTATGGCCGAAGTCTTTCGTCGGCAGAACA encodes:
- a CDS encoding VWA domain-containing protein; this encodes VGARKDVKDFAAGRSGGRGASMYYGLSIYAQKIVFIIDTSSSMLGPRLMAAKRELQQAVNDLTEDVEFSIVAFNSMVHPWQRQLVPANANMKQAAARWINMLEADAMTASYDALEAALRFDAEAIYFLTDGAPHGGKVSAPADIVQMITRANYSRRVSINTIGIGVGAAGGLFDEFLSVLAKQNWGVYRRVDE